One Fictibacillus halophilus genomic window, TCCGATCGTAGCTCTAATGGCTCTGCACTTTGCGCGTTTTGGAGTATCGGCGATCGCACAGATGGTAGCTCGTTCACTGTAGGGGTTTTCTATGAGCATCTATCAGCATTATAGACCAGAAGAGCATGAATTTGTGGACCGGGTCTTGCACTGGAAGTCGGAGGTGTTGGAGAGGTATAGTCCAAGGCTGACTGACTTTCTTGATCCAAGAGAACAAGAGATCGTAAAAACCATCGTTGGAAACGATACAGAAGTTCGCCTCTCTTTGTGGGGAGGCTCTTCTTTTTCTGAGCGAAAAAGAGCATTGATCTATCCCGATTATTTCGATGCTCAAAACGAAGATTTTCAATTAGTCTGTTATGACATTCAATATCCTGCTAAATTCTCTACGATCGAACATAGAGATGTTTTGGGTGCTTTAATGAACATCGGTGTTAAAAGAGGGAAGTATGGTGATATTTTAATTTCAGGAGATCGTGTTCAGTTCATATGTGCAACCGAGATTGCTGGATTTATCGAATTGAACTTAACGAAAGTCGGAAAGACAGGTATTCAGTTACATACGATTCAAGAAGATGAATTAATTGAAGTAAAGACAGAATATAACGAAAAGAGCGGGACTGTGTCTTCCCTGCGGCTCGATGTTGTTGTCGCTGAGGTGTACAACCTATCTCGCGCAAAAGCATCTCCCTTGATTCAACAAGGACGGGTTAAGCTCAATCATAAGATCGTCGATCATGTTTCAACTGAAATGATGGAAGGTGATGAGCTTTCAGTAAGAGGATTTGGCAGGAGTAAACTCATTGCGATTGAGGGAACGACTAAGAAAGAAAAGTGGCGTATTCGTTACGGGCTTTTAAAATAATTTGCGTAAGTAGAAGGATTGACAGAAAATTTGTCGAAATTAGGTAAAAAATAATGCATCAATGGAGGTGGCCGTTGTGCCTTTAACACCACTGGATATTCATAACAAGGAATTCACAAGAGGTTTCAGAGGGTATAGTGAAGATGAAGTGAATGACTTTTTAGATCAAGTCATCAAAGATTATGAAACAGTGATCCGAGAAAAGAAAGAACTAGAGGAAACGGTAGCGAACCTTGAAGAAAAGATCTCTTATTTTAAAAACATTGAGGAAACTCTAAATAAGTCGATTCTGATTGCTCAAGAAACAGGAGAAGAAGTAAAACGCACAGCTACGAAAGAAGCTCGCTTAATTGTAAAAGAAGCGGAAAAAAATGCGGATAGAATCATTAATGAATCGCTATCTAAATCTCGAAAGATCTCAATGGAAATCGATGAATTGAAGAAACAGTCTTCTGTCTACCGAACACGTTTCAAAATGTTGATCGAAGCTCAACTTGAGATGTTAAAGAACGATGATTGGGATTCTTTGAATGCACCTGATAATCTTGAAGGCTATGAACTTCAGGAAGTAAAGTCGTAAGCTTGACATTACTTTGAAAAATCGCATATACTTTTCTAAGATTAATATGTGACGAAGACGGGGACAGTAAATTACTTTTATCTATTAAAGCGATCTAGGAAATGGTGTGAGCCTAGTATAGAGAAGTATTCGAAGATCACCCCTGAGTTCCTGAACTGAAAAAAGGAGTAAGTTCAGGCGCTTCATCCACGCTACGGATGACTAAGCGGGTTTCATGTTATTGCATGAACCTATTAGGGTGGTACCGCGGGATAACCTTCTCGTCCCTACTGTAAGAATGCAGTAGGGGCGAGAAGGTTTTTTGTTTTAACACGGTACTTTCGGTCATCTGTCACGTTGTATCGTAATGAAGGAGGAAAGATGATGAATTATAAAGACACGTTATTAATGCCGAAAACAGAGTTCCCGATGCGAGGAAATCTTCCTCAA contains:
- a CDS encoding RNA-binding protein; this translates as MSIYQHYRPEEHEFVDRVLHWKSEVLERYSPRLTDFLDPREQEIVKTIVGNDTEVRLSLWGGSSFSERKRALIYPDYFDAQNEDFQLVCYDIQYPAKFSTIEHRDVLGALMNIGVKRGKYGDILISGDRVQFICATEIAGFIELNLTKVGKTGIQLHTIQEDELIEVKTEYNEKSGTVSSLRLDVVVAEVYNLSRAKASPLIQQGRVKLNHKIVDHVSTEMMEGDELSVRGFGRSKLIAIEGTTKKEKWRIRYGLLK
- a CDS encoding DivIVA domain-containing protein; this encodes MPLTPLDIHNKEFTRGFRGYSEDEVNDFLDQVIKDYETVIREKKELEETVANLEEKISYFKNIEETLNKSILIAQETGEEVKRTATKEARLIVKEAEKNADRIINESLSKSRKISMEIDELKKQSSVYRTRFKMLIEAQLEMLKNDDWDSLNAPDNLEGYELQEVKS